The following proteins come from a genomic window of Myroides odoratus DSM 2801:
- a CDS encoding outer membrane beta-barrel protein, with product MIKKLLFIACLAVGITFSSYAQKRKWFTPGVRGGISLSTLTSIESDYKTDFYIGVQLPIHLSSFYSLQPELNYTRQGAKNANFYGGETFSWSNSHTKSVGTTTVDLSYIDVNVINKFRFKKFNLHLGPGLAFLLEGSKYTDANVDLTLNFGAGYKVTERLEIEARWRTGLLSIVDDYGYWNQNNYYKRQGDDVLNSTFQVGATFTF from the coding sequence ATGATCAAAAAATTACTATTCATTGCTTGTCTAGCTGTAGGGATTACTTTTAGTTCCTATGCACAAAAGAGAAAATGGTTTACACCTGGAGTTAGAGGTGGAATTAGTTTATCCACGTTGACGAGTATTGAATCAGATTATAAAACGGATTTTTATATCGGAGTACAACTTCCGATTCACTTGTCTTCGTTTTATTCTCTACAACCCGAATTGAACTACACACGCCAAGGGGCAAAAAATGCAAATTTCTATGGTGGTGAAACATTTTCTTGGAGTAATTCTCATACGAAGAGTGTTGGAACGACTACAGTGGATTTGTCGTATATTGATGTGAATGTTATCAATAAATTTCGATTTAAAAAATTCAATTTACATCTTGGTCCTGGTTTAGCCTTTTTATTGGAAGGAAGTAAATATACAGATGCAAATGTTGATTTAACCCTCAATTTTGGAGCTGGGTATAAAGTTACAGAGCGATTAGAAATAGAAGCAAGATGGAGAACAGGGTTACTTTCTATTGTAGATGATTATGGATATTGGAACCAAAATAATTATTATAAAAGACAAGGAGATGATGTTTTAAACTCAACTTTTCAAGTTGGTGCGACCTTTACCTTTTAA
- a CDS encoding polysaccharide deacetylase family protein: MLRKIVLGLTVVYVVVALYLIVNNSLSLAWLLPGLLFFIGLFSWGVFDIRLGFFIPVVFKSPNPQPKTIALTFDDGPTLHTLEVLDLLQQYQAKATFFCIGKQIEQYPEIAQRILAEGHTIGNHSYSHPNTMGFLSTAKVKEEIQKCDAVMQEFLHIQTPFYRPPFGITNPHIAKALRQTKHRVIGWSNRSLDTVIEDEKAIYNRIYKRIDKQTIVLLHDTSERSVKALARLLKQLRQEKYKIVNLVEFLNEGKQ, encoded by the coding sequence ATGTTGAGAAAAATAGTCCTTGGTCTAACCGTTGTATACGTAGTTGTAGCGCTTTATTTGATAGTAAATAATAGCCTATCTCTTGCGTGGTTACTACCAGGACTGCTATTTTTTATAGGGTTATTTAGTTGGGGTGTTTTTGATATCCGCTTGGGATTCTTTATTCCCGTAGTCTTTAAAAGCCCAAATCCTCAACCCAAAACTATTGCCCTCACCTTTGATGATGGGCCTACGTTACATACGTTGGAAGTATTGGATTTGTTGCAGCAATATCAAGCGAAAGCCACTTTTTTTTGTATTGGTAAGCAAATCGAACAATATCCTGAAATTGCACAACGAATCCTGGCAGAAGGACATACAATTGGCAATCACAGCTATTCACATCCCAATACCATGGGATTTCTCTCCACAGCAAAAGTCAAAGAAGAAATACAGAAGTGCGATGCCGTGATGCAGGAGTTCTTGCACATCCAAACGCCTTTTTATCGACCGCCTTTTGGAATCACCAATCCACATATTGCGAAAGCGCTTCGTCAAACCAAACATCGGGTGATTGGCTGGAGTAATCGTTCACTCGATACTGTGATTGAGGATGAAAAAGCAATCTATAACCGCATTTACAAGCGAATAGACAAACAAACGATTGTACTCCTACACGATACAAGTGAGCGATCAGTAAAGGCCTTAGCAAGACTTTTAAAACAATTGCGGCAAGAGAAGTATAAAATAGTTAATTTAGTAGAGTTCTTAAACGAAGGAAAACAATGA
- a CDS encoding ABC transporter permease: MYKLLMTIRKEVKLLARDLGGLAVLFIMPVFLVIVVTLIQNNTYENITNQRLKLLVIDQDQDEVSQAIFDEVHALGSFEIITSLQGEPLTEERAANAVLKGEYQLAIVIPKQLTQEIQSYIAANVEEVLQLGDAVEQPKEKPLFKQKEVVLYFDPALQIAYKEGIKAAIDRIVTQTENKFIYGAFASQLDLDSNSTLLKQEALFAFKEISPLDLHDEVKPNAVQHNVPAWSLFAIFFIIVPFAMNLVKEKNQGTKVRLYTVPTGMGILWAGKIITYLVICLLQFYLILGVGKFVFPSLGLLPFTIGSQLFNLSVLTLCIGLSAISLGVVFGTIARTQEQSSPFGATFVVILAAVSGVWVPTFAMPTLMQYIAKISPMNWGLEGYYTLLLRQGSLWEIRNEIILLLLFALVMISIALFYDKKKRSL; encoded by the coding sequence ATGTATAAATTACTCATGACAATTCGCAAAGAGGTGAAACTGCTGGCTAGAGATTTAGGTGGTTTAGCGGTTCTATTCATTATGCCTGTGTTTTTGGTCATTGTAGTGACTTTAATTCAAAATAATACGTATGAAAATATAACCAATCAACGATTAAAATTATTGGTTATTGATCAAGATCAAGATGAAGTTTCTCAAGCAATCTTTGATGAGGTTCACGCATTGGGAAGCTTTGAAATAATCACCAGCTTACAAGGAGAACCCTTGACGGAAGAACGAGCAGCAAATGCGGTTTTAAAAGGCGAGTATCAATTAGCCATTGTGATTCCAAAACAGTTGACACAAGAGATTCAAAGCTATATTGCTGCGAATGTAGAAGAAGTACTCCAATTAGGTGATGCTGTGGAGCAGCCGAAAGAAAAACCGTTATTTAAGCAAAAAGAAGTGGTGTTGTATTTTGATCCAGCTTTGCAAATTGCATATAAAGAGGGTATAAAAGCAGCCATTGATCGGATAGTAACACAAACCGAAAATAAGTTTATCTATGGAGCTTTTGCTTCACAACTGGACTTAGATAGTAACAGTACATTGTTGAAACAAGAAGCACTTTTTGCTTTTAAAGAAATATCTCCCCTTGATTTACACGATGAAGTAAAACCGAATGCAGTACAACACAATGTACCTGCTTGGTCTTTATTTGCTATTTTCTTTATCATTGTGCCTTTTGCTATGAATTTAGTCAAAGAAAAAAATCAAGGAACTAAAGTGAGATTGTATACCGTTCCAACTGGTATGGGCATACTTTGGGCAGGCAAAATTATAACGTATCTCGTGATTTGCTTGTTGCAATTTTATTTGATTTTAGGGGTGGGGAAATTTGTTTTTCCTTCCTTAGGTTTGTTGCCTTTTACAATTGGTAGTCAATTGTTTAATCTAAGTGTATTGACCTTGTGTATTGGTTTATCTGCCATCTCATTGGGAGTTGTTTTCGGGACAATCGCTCGAACACAAGAACAATCCTCTCCTTTTGGGGCAACTTTTGTTGTTATCCTAGCAGCTGTGAGTGGCGTTTGGGTACCAACTTTTGCGATGCCTACACTCATGCAATATATTGCTAAAATATCACCGATGAATTGGGGATTGGAAGGGTACTATACCCTTTTGCTTAGACAAGGCAGTTTATGGGAAATTAGAAATGAGATTATTTTGCTACTTTTGTTTGCTTTAGTAATGATCTCAATAGCGTTGTTTTATGATAAGAAAAAAAGATCTTTATAA
- a CDS encoding beta-ketoacyl-[acyl-carrier-protein] synthase family protein — MRKVYINKAECFSSIGFGQSQNWKAIQQQQSGIRKIDRLGVMTDFYAGQIADALIAKQEEAFGGDITAFTRFERLLISTLKPILHQEAITAKTALIVSTTKGNIAALAEGKLEEADINLAAQRVADFFGFTSQPIVVCNACVSGILAIAVAKRLIQMEQFDDAYVLAGDELTPFVVSGFTSFQAMSEEPCKPFDANRKGVTLGEATAAVYLSTTAVEGESFEIIGEASIADANHISGPSRTGEGLFLSIRQALNEAQINADQIDCICAHGTATAYNDEMEAIAFDRLGLAHKPIHSQKGYFGHTLGAAGLLEVVMLMQSMRHNELIVSKGFEQLGVSRTVNITTEKESQPLQIALKTASGFGGSNTALILSKK, encoded by the coding sequence ATGAGAAAGGTTTATATCAATAAAGCAGAGTGTTTCAGTTCAATTGGATTTGGTCAAAGTCAAAACTGGAAAGCAATACAACAACAGCAATCAGGAATTAGAAAAATTGACCGATTAGGGGTTATGACTGATTTTTATGCTGGGCAAATTGCCGATGCATTGATTGCCAAACAAGAAGAAGCCTTTGGTGGAGATATAACGGCATTTACTCGTTTTGAACGCTTGTTAATCAGTACACTAAAACCGATCCTACATCAAGAAGCGATCACAGCTAAAACCGCTTTGATTGTTTCTACAACGAAAGGAAATATTGCTGCTTTAGCAGAAGGAAAATTAGAGGAAGCAGATATCAATCTAGCAGCACAACGTGTGGCTGATTTTTTTGGATTTACTTCCCAACCGATTGTTGTTTGTAATGCATGTGTTTCTGGAATTTTAGCTATTGCCGTTGCCAAACGACTAATTCAGATGGAACAATTCGATGATGCTTATGTTTTGGCAGGAGATGAATTAACACCTTTTGTTGTCTCAGGTTTTACTAGTTTTCAAGCAATGAGTGAGGAACCTTGTAAACCCTTTGATGCAAATAGAAAAGGAGTAACTCTTGGCGAAGCAACCGCAGCCGTTTACCTCAGCACAACAGCGGTAGAAGGCGAATCATTTGAAATTATTGGTGAAGCGTCTATTGCAGATGCGAATCATATCTCTGGACCTTCCCGTACAGGAGAAGGGTTATTTTTAAGCATACGACAAGCCCTAAATGAAGCACAAATAAACGCAGATCAAATCGACTGTATTTGTGCACATGGAACAGCTACGGCCTATAATGATGAAATGGAAGCCATCGCTTTTGATCGCTTGGGATTGGCACATAAACCCATCCACAGTCAAAAGGGATATTTTGGTCATACTTTAGGCGCTGCTGGGTTGTTAGAAGTGGTGATGCTCATGCAGAGTATGAGACACAATGAATTAATTGTGTCCAAGGGATTTGAGCAATTAGGCGTGTCAAGAACCGTGAATATCACGACTGAAAAAGAAAGTCAACCTTTGCAAATCGCCTTGAAAACGGCATCGGGATTTGGAGGATCGAATACAGCATTAATACTCAGTAAAAAGTAG
- a CDS encoding beta-ketoacyl synthase N-terminal-like domain-containing protein, whose protein sequence is MKKVYINGVSSISIQEQTRNFTVESLKKIEQGVNEAHQPSYKELIAPAMVRRMAKGVKMGIYTAHSALEEAQIDVPQAIITGTGLGCLVDSEKFLELMLENNESYLTPTSFIQSTHNTVGGQIALHLGCKGYNFTYVHQNSSFESALLDGFLQIKAEEVDNALIGGIDEVGKTTIINQQVAELVNTADTVFEKGINTGEGATFVVLDQQQTTTSYAELVDIHISNTKTETSLADFLKQNNLTTKDVDLVFVGSCDLPVDQHYFDEVYNTWNQEEIVTYKEYVGHHHTASSFGLLLAAERMKNEEGIHYILLYNQFQNKDYSFILLKRC, encoded by the coding sequence ATGAAAAAGGTATATATCAATGGGGTATCCTCTATTTCAATCCAAGAACAAACCCGTAATTTTACTGTTGAATCACTCAAAAAAATTGAGCAAGGGGTAAATGAAGCCCATCAACCATCGTATAAAGAATTGATTGCTCCTGCCATGGTAAGAAGAATGGCAAAAGGAGTAAAAATGGGAATTTATACCGCTCATTCTGCTTTAGAAGAAGCTCAAATTGACGTTCCACAAGCCATCATTACCGGAACAGGGCTAGGATGTCTAGTGGATTCAGAGAAATTCTTAGAATTGATGTTAGAAAATAACGAAAGTTATTTGACGCCTACGTCTTTTATTCAATCTACACATAATACCGTTGGAGGACAAATCGCCTTGCATTTAGGGTGTAAAGGATATAACTTTACCTATGTACATCAAAACAGTTCCTTTGAATCAGCATTACTCGATGGATTCTTGCAAATTAAAGCAGAAGAAGTGGACAATGCGCTGATAGGCGGTATTGATGAAGTAGGAAAAACAACCATAATCAATCAGCAAGTAGCTGAATTAGTCAATACGGCGGATACGGTTTTTGAAAAGGGAATTAATACAGGCGAAGGAGCTACTTTTGTTGTGTTGGATCAACAACAGACCACAACGAGTTATGCTGAATTGGTTGATATACACATCAGCAATACAAAAACAGAGACTAGTTTAGCGGACTTTTTGAAACAAAATAACCTGACTACTAAAGATGTCGATCTTGTATTTGTAGGAAGTTGTGACTTACCTGTAGATCAACATTATTTTGATGAGGTATATAATACATGGAATCAAGAGGAAATTGTAACGTATAAAGAATATGTAGGACACCATCATACAGCTTCGTCTTTTGGCTTACTATTAGCTGCTGAGCGAATGAAAAATGAAGAGGGAATCCATTATATTCTCCTTTACAATCAATTTCAGAACAAAGATTACAGTTTTATATTGCTGAAAAGATGTTGA
- a CDS encoding outer membrane beta-barrel protein, with protein sequence MIKKLLFIACLAVGITASSYAQKKFTPGIRGGLSLSTISNADADYKAGFYVGLQFPIHIAKFYTLQPELNYTMQGAKNANLDYIRNSSWNNSWHNENNYAQSEDVNLAYIDINVINKFRFNKFNVHVGPGLAIMTQGRSKTDFYGDLTLNLGVGYQLTEQLGVEARWRQGVIRVVDKDEYFWDNYWYDNDSFNSSFQIGLTFTF encoded by the coding sequence ATGATTAAAAAATTACTATTCATTGCTTGTTTAGCTGTAGGGATTACAGCTAGTTCTTATGCACAAAAAAAATTTACCCCGGGGATCAGAGGTGGATTAAGTTTGTCAACTATCTCCAATGCGGATGCTGATTATAAAGCAGGTTTTTATGTGGGTTTACAATTTCCAATTCACATAGCGAAGTTTTATACGCTACAACCGGAGTTGAATTATACCATGCAAGGGGCTAAAAATGCCAATTTAGATTACATTAGAAATTCTAGCTGGAATAACAGTTGGCATAATGAAAATAACTATGCACAATCAGAAGATGTCAACTTAGCGTATATAGATATCAACGTAATTAATAAATTTCGTTTTAATAAATTCAATGTCCATGTTGGTCCAGGATTGGCTATCATGACACAAGGAAGAAGTAAAACAGACTTTTATGGCGACTTAACGTTGAATTTAGGAGTGGGTTATCAACTTACAGAACAGCTGGGTGTAGAAGCGAGATGGAGACAAGGTGTTATTCGCGTGGTAGATAAAGATGAATACTTCTGGGACAATTATTGGTACGATAACGACAGTTTTAACTCAAGTTTCCAAATTGGATTGACCTTTACCTTCTAA
- a CDS encoding phosphopantetheine-binding protein, with protein MENLKTELKTKIIDVLNLEDIEINDIQDTDPLFGDGLGLDSIDALELIVLMDKDYGIKLSDPKEGRAIFQSIETMAAYISANRTK; from the coding sequence ATGGAAAATTTAAAAACAGAATTAAAAACGAAAATTATTGACGTTTTAAATCTTGAAGACATCGAAATCAACGATATTCAAGATACAGATCCACTATTTGGAGACGGATTAGGATTAGATTCGATTGATGCATTAGAATTAATCGTATTGATGGACAAAGACTACGGAATCAAATTAAGTGATCCGAAAGAAGGAAGAGCTATTTTTCAATCAATTGAAACAATGGCAGCGTATATTTCAGCAAATAGAACAAAATAA
- a CDS encoding acyl-CoA thioesterase: MIRKKDLYKEVSELTVEVETRVRFNETDALGIVWHGNYLVYFEDAREAFGRKYGISYLDMLQAGYVTPIVASSCAHKLTLKYGDVIRIQATYVASPAAKIIFRFKILNEQDQVVCTGETTQVFLDQANNLSLAIPPFYEEWKAKLGLTEA, translated from the coding sequence ATGATAAGAAAAAAAGATCTTTATAAAGAAGTTTCCGAACTTACCGTTGAAGTAGAAACTAGAGTTCGATTCAACGAAACAGATGCTCTTGGAATTGTCTGGCATGGTAACTATTTAGTGTATTTTGAAGATGCAAGAGAAGCCTTTGGCAGAAAATATGGCATTTCCTATTTAGATATGTTACAGGCGGGTTATGTAACGCCAATTGTAGCCTCTTCTTGTGCGCATAAACTGACATTGAAGTACGGAGATGTTATTCGTATTCAAGCCACCTATGTAGCAAGTCCTGCTGCAAAAATTATATTTAGATTTAAGATTTTAAACGAACAAGACCAAGTGGTTTGTACAGGTGAAACAACACAAGTTTTCCTAGATCAAGCCAATAACTTGTCGTTAGCGATACCGCCTTTCTATGAAGAATGGAAAGCTAAATTAGGATTGACAGAAGCATGA
- a CDS encoding ABC transporter ATP-binding protein: MKDIVIDIQRLYKQYKGADFFSIEDVSLQIHKGDFIGVLGPNGAGKTTLLSMLYGLIKPTSGLLQIEGKTYQQNEKEIKRIIGVVPQEYALYPTLSAHENLMFLGSMYGLKGKELKQKVQYYLAYLGLEAFAHKKIDTFSGGMKRRVNLIAGILHEPAILFLDEPTVGVDLQSRLLIVSFLKELNAKGTTIIYTSHHLHEVQELCTSIAIINTGKVFALGTSEALMAQTQTANLEEAFLQLTGINLKDNV; the protein is encoded by the coding sequence ATGAAAGATATTGTTATTGACATACAACGATTATACAAACAATATAAAGGAGCAGATTTCTTTTCTATTGAAGATGTTTCCTTGCAAATTCACAAGGGAGACTTTATTGGCGTATTAGGCCCAAATGGAGCGGGTAAAACAACATTATTATCCATGCTGTATGGATTGATAAAGCCTACTTCGGGTTTGTTGCAAATTGAAGGTAAAACCTACCAACAAAACGAAAAAGAAATCAAGCGTATTATTGGGGTTGTTCCACAAGAATATGCCCTCTATCCTACCCTTTCCGCGCATGAAAATTTAATGTTCTTAGGGAGTATGTATGGGTTAAAAGGAAAAGAACTCAAACAAAAAGTTCAATACTATTTAGCTTATTTAGGTTTAGAAGCCTTTGCACATAAAAAAATTGACACCTTTTCTGGTGGAATGAAAAGACGAGTAAATCTCATTGCAGGTATTTTACATGAACCTGCTATTCTTTTCTTAGATGAACCGACTGTAGGGGTTGATTTACAATCTCGCTTGTTGATTGTTTCCTTTTTGAAAGAACTCAATGCCAAGGGAACAACAATTATCTATACCTCTCATCATTTGCATGAAGTGCAGGAGTTGTGTACGTCTATTGCCATTATCAATACAGGAAAAGTATTTGCTTTGGGAACAAGTGAAGCCTTGATGGCGCAAACGCAAACGGCAAATTTAGAAGAAGCATTTTTGCAGTTAACCGGTATAAATTTGAAGGACAATGTATAA
- a CDS encoding beta-ketoacyl-[acyl-carrier-protein] synthase family protein produces the protein MQNRIVVTGMGIISAIGQTVEENYRALLSHQVGVGTLTLFDSIHKDNIKVGEVKSTTKELIQRLHIPEDNNYTRTALLGVYAAKQAVEQADIQDINAVRTGLISSTSVGGMDFIEKYYQSFQTDAAVRKYVSSQEAGDSTEKIADYLGLQGYVSTISTACSSAANALMMGCRMIKAGKLDRVIVGGTDALSKFTVNGFNTLMILSDTDNTPFDQHRKGLNLGEAAAYLVLEREDIALARNQAILGVVAGYGNANDAYHQTASSEDGEGAFLAMQKALTMANLDKQDIDYINAHGTATPNNDLSEGRAIQRIFGSQAPVFSSTKPFTGHTLAAAGAIEAVYSILSLQHNVAFANLNHSTPMEELTLVPQKETLHKPIQAVMSNSFGFGGNCSTIIFTKA, from the coding sequence ATGCAAAATCGTATAGTCGTTACGGGTATGGGAATCATTTCTGCAATTGGTCAAACCGTTGAAGAAAATTATCGTGCTTTACTCTCGCATCAAGTTGGTGTTGGGACTTTAACATTGTTTGATTCCATTCACAAAGACAATATCAAAGTAGGTGAAGTCAAAAGCACTACAAAAGAATTGATTCAACGACTACATATACCCGAAGACAATAACTATACGAGAACGGCTTTGTTAGGTGTTTACGCAGCAAAACAAGCGGTAGAGCAAGCCGATATACAAGATATTAATGCTGTTCGTACAGGATTAATATCTTCTACTTCGGTAGGTGGAATGGATTTTATTGAAAAGTATTATCAATCCTTCCAAACCGATGCTGCAGTTCGAAAATACGTATCCAGTCAAGAAGCTGGAGATTCAACAGAGAAAATAGCCGATTACTTAGGATTACAAGGCTATGTTTCAACAATCAGTACCGCTTGTTCTTCTGCAGCGAATGCCTTGATGATGGGCTGTCGTATGATTAAAGCAGGTAAACTAGATCGCGTGATTGTAGGCGGAACGGATGCTTTATCCAAGTTTACCGTAAATGGTTTTAATACCTTAATGATTCTATCAGATACGGATAATACACCTTTTGATCAACATCGAAAAGGCTTGAATTTAGGCGAAGCAGCAGCTTATCTCGTTTTAGAACGAGAAGATATTGCCCTGGCGCGTAATCAAGCGATTTTAGGTGTGGTTGCTGGGTACGGGAATGCCAATGATGCATATCATCAAACGGCTTCTTCGGAGGATGGTGAAGGAGCGTTTTTAGCCATGCAAAAAGCACTGACAATGGCAAATCTGGATAAACAAGACATTGACTACATCAATGCCCATGGAACAGCAACACCAAATAATGATTTATCAGAAGGAAGAGCGATTCAGCGTATTTTTGGATCTCAAGCTCCTGTATTTAGCTCTACTAAACCTTTTACTGGTCATACATTAGCAGCAGCAGGTGCTATTGAAGCAGTTTACAGTATTTTATCGCTACAACACAATGTGGCCTTTGCTAATTTGAACCATTCCACACCCATGGAAGAATTAACACTTGTACCACAAAAGGAGACCTTGCATAAACCAATTCAGGCGGTTATGTCTAATTCTTTTGGATTTGGCGGAAATTGTTCAACGATTATTTTTACTAAAGCATAA
- a CDS encoding outer membrane lipoprotein carrier protein LolA translates to MKKLFFTALLLGTTLTGFSQEKAMTSDEKSTFKKEVVSTTKDIKTLSTDFVQYKNMSFMSKEIESKGQMQLSIPNKLLWKYTSPFAYSIAFADNKITINDQGKKNKIDIGNNKKFAKINTLIVGSISGNMFDEKEFTITYFKNKNRRIAKLVPLSKEIAQYISEIVLYFDEGQHTVSEVKLIEPSADYTRIVFSNKKINSKLDEKAFTN, encoded by the coding sequence ATGAAAAAATTATTCTTTACCGCTTTATTACTGGGAACAACTCTAACGGGGTTTAGTCAAGAAAAAGCCATGACAAGTGATGAAAAAAGCACATTCAAAAAGGAAGTTGTCAGCACCACTAAAGATATAAAAACCCTTTCGACTGATTTTGTACAGTATAAAAACATGAGTTTCATGTCCAAAGAAATTGAATCGAAAGGACAAATGCAATTGAGTATTCCCAATAAATTACTTTGGAAATACACGAGCCCTTTTGCTTATAGCATTGCCTTTGCAGATAATAAAATAACCATTAATGATCAAGGGAAAAAGAATAAAATAGATATTGGGAACAATAAAAAGTTTGCTAAAATCAACACCCTGATTGTTGGAAGCATCAGTGGTAATATGTTTGATGAAAAGGAATTTACCATTACATATTTTAAGAATAAAAACAGACGTATTGCTAAATTAGTTCCATTGAGTAAGGAAATTGCCCAATACATCAGTGAGATTGTTCTGTATTTTGACGAAGGACAGCACACCGTTTCAGAGGTGAAATTGATTGAACCTTCCGCAGACTATACCCGTATTGTATTCAGCAATAAAAAAATAAATAGCAAATTAGATGAAAAGGCTTTTACTAACTAG
- a CDS encoding DUF2062 domain-containing protein: MTTQNLATYTTKLKEWGICILIPTYNNHKTLQRVLDGVLAYTTDVIVVNDGSTAETALILAAYQHQITLIHLPENRGKGNALRTGFAQAQALGYAYAITIDSDGQHYPSDIPVFVDALEEAKNKELLLIGSRNMNQDGVPKKSSFGNTFSNFWFWFETGISLSDTQSGYRLYPLNKLAKKYYTRKFEFEIEVIVRAAWNDVEVKNVPVQVLYDSSERVSHFRPFKDFTRISILNTLLVCITLLYIIPRNFLRSFKKKSFKAFITEDILGSNDTASVKALSIGLGTFIGLSPLWGLHSFLAIFLAITFRLNKVLAFAFSNVSIPPMIPLIVYASLQLGYYMVPHGSQHILISEYSFAAISEHLWQYILGSFALAVMASFCLGSISFFLISIAQKQKN; the protein is encoded by the coding sequence ATGACAACACAGAATCTTGCAACCTATACGACTAAGCTAAAAGAATGGGGTATTTGCATCTTAATCCCCACTTATAATAACCATAAAACGTTACAACGTGTTTTAGATGGCGTGTTAGCGTATACAACTGATGTTATTGTTGTCAATGATGGTTCTACAGCTGAAACAGCTCTTATTTTAGCGGCATATCAGCACCAAATTACGCTTATTCACCTCCCTGAAAACCGTGGAAAAGGAAATGCCTTGCGAACAGGATTTGCACAAGCACAAGCCTTAGGATACGCTTATGCGATTACCATTGATTCTGATGGGCAACACTATCCTTCAGATATTCCTGTGTTTGTTGATGCACTAGAAGAAGCAAAAAATAAAGAATTATTGTTGATTGGTTCAAGAAACATGAATCAAGATGGCGTACCTAAAAAAAGTAGTTTTGGCAATACGTTTTCTAACTTTTGGTTTTGGTTTGAGACGGGAATTTCCCTTTCAGATACACAATCAGGATATCGTTTGTATCCTTTAAATAAGTTGGCGAAAAAGTATTATACGCGCAAGTTTGAATTTGAAATAGAAGTAATTGTTCGAGCAGCTTGGAATGATGTTGAGGTAAAAAATGTACCCGTACAAGTTTTATACGACAGCAGTGAACGAGTATCTCACTTTAGACCTTTCAAAGATTTTACTCGAATCAGTATTTTAAATACCCTATTGGTTTGTATTACGTTGCTGTATATCATCCCTAGAAACTTTCTTCGCAGCTTCAAAAAAAAAAGTTTTAAAGCCTTCATAACCGAAGATATTCTAGGAAGTAATGATACGGCTTCAGTCAAAGCATTGTCGATTGGATTGGGAACCTTTATAGGGTTATCTCCACTTTGGGGCTTACACTCTTTCCTCGCAATCTTTTTAGCGATTACGTTTCGATTGAATAAGGTTTTAGCGTTTGCTTTCTCCAATGTCAGTATACCTCCAATGATTCCCCTTATTGTCTATGCTTCGCTGCAATTAGGCTATTATATGGTTCCGCATGGCAGTCAGCATATTTTGATAAGCGAATATAGCTTTGCGGCGATATCAGAGCATTTATGGCAATATATTTTAGGTAGCTTTGCACTCGCTGTGATGGCTAGCTTTTGTTTGGGATCCATCAGTTTCTTTTTAATCTCAATCGCTCAAAAACA
- a CDS encoding hotdog family protein translates to MLIKDFYRVLSIQNVETGYQANIELNKDHAVFEGHFPDNPVMPGVCMIQIIKELVEEITSKTLFMQQVSNVKFMTLINPQVDHTLVVNFSVEEKEDLIKVKSSISFQDTIALKMSSVYTQK, encoded by the coding sequence ATGTTGATAAAGGATTTTTATCGTGTACTTTCAATTCAAAATGTAGAAACTGGATATCAAGCCAACATTGAGTTGAATAAAGATCATGCTGTGTTTGAAGGACATTTTCCAGATAATCCAGTGATGCCTGGAGTCTGTATGATACAGATCATCAAAGAATTGGTGGAAGAAATAACGAGCAAAACGCTTTTTATGCAACAAGTATCAAATGTGAAATTCATGACGCTGATTAATCCACAAGTAGATCATACTTTAGTCGTGAATTTCTCAGTAGAAGAAAAAGAAGACCTGATAAAGGTGAAAAGCAGTATTAGCTTTCAAGATACAATAGCGCTCAAAATGAGCAGTGTATACACTCAAAAATAG